The Vulcanimicrobium alpinum sequence CGGGCATAGGTCTGCACTCCCGACGCGTCGAGGATGCTCGCATCGACGCGCAGCGAGATGCGCGACTCCTGAACGAACCCGCTGCACTGGAGCCGCGCGATCGCGTCGCTCCCGGCGTGCGCGGAGCCGTCGCAAGACGGCGGCGCGACGGTCGTCGGCGTGACGGCGTACGTGACGGTGAACCGCGTTCCGCGCGCGTCGCCGCCCGGCGCGATCGTGCGCGTCACCGTCGCCGGAAGCCCCGCGAGTGCTGCGGCGTAGCCATCGAGCGACGCCGGCGTCCCCGCGAACGGCGCCGGGGACGCGAGCTGCGACGCGCTCGCGGCGATTGCGGCCTGCAGCCGCTGCTGATAGTCCGCGACCGCGTCTTGCAGCGCGGCGGCCGCGAGATGATCGGCAGCCGCGTGCACGCTCGCGCGGGCAAAGGTCGCGGCGCCGTCGAGCACGGCGACGGCGAGCAAAGCGAGAACCAGCGCGAACCAAAGCGCGATGCCGAGCAACGCTACATCCGCGCCGGCGTCGCGACGTCGCGATACACGGTCGCTCCCGGCGGATAGACCGACGGCGGGAGCGTCTCGCCGGCGGTGAGGGTCAGCGCATCGCCGGCGGCGACCGTGCCGCTCGCGTCCGGCCGGCACGGATCGCGCGGATAGGTAACGACGACGGTGAACCGTTCCGCCGCGGCATCGTACGTCGTCGCGACCGGAAGCCGCAGCGCGTGCACGTTCGCGTCGCCGCAGGCGAGCGGGGCCCGCAGTTCGGCGCCCGCGACGTAGTCGGTCTCGCCCGGAACCAGACCCCACGAACGGTCCGCGAGCAGCGTGCTCGCGTCGGCGGACGGTGACGACGCGTACGCGATCGCCGCGCGTGCGCGCACGAGGGCGTTCTCCGCCACCATGAGGGCGGCGTCGCGCGCGGCGGGCGGCGATGCGTTGCGCGCCAGCGCGGCGAACGCGCCGGCGGTCGCAGCGGCGGCCAGCGCGAGCACCGCAACGCAGAGCACGACTTCGAGCAGCGCGAAGCCGCGCTCACCCGTTGAGGTAGAATGCACCCGCTGCTCCCGCCCGCTGCACCGCATCGCAGCGCTGTTTCTCGGCCGCAAGCGGCGCCGACTCGGCGGCGGCGGCGTACGGCGCGAAGTCGGCAAACCACGCCGCCGGCGCTTCGTTCTTCACGTCCCAGGGTGCGAGAGTGCCGCCCGAGCCGTCGTTCGTGGCGAGCTGAACGCGCGCTAGCGTGTCGACGCCGCCGTCGGACGCGCGCACGCCGCTGTACGTAAACGTGAACGTCCCCGCAATGAACCAGCCGCCGGGGACGAATTCGCTCCAGAGCGTCTGCCAGCTCATCGCGCACGCGGTGAGCGTCTTCGGCGCGGCGGTGTCGTGGCCGACGTCGCAGCGTTCGCTGCACGTGTAGCGCAACGTCGCGGTGAAACCGTTCGGGACGACGCCGGGCAGCAGGTCGACGACGCGTGATGCATCGGCGGTGTCGATGCGCACCTCGGCGATGCGGTTGCCGCCGGTCAGCGGCGCGCCGCCGGCGTCGCGCACGTCGAGGGCGATCGGCGGCGTCGGCGGCACGCCCGCCGCGACGAACGGCGAATCGTTCGCGTGCGCGTACGGATCCTGATGCGCCGAGAGCCCCGCCGGCGGGACGAGCGCGATCGCGGGCGCCGATCGCAATCCGGCGAGCACGGTCTCACCCCGCTGCGATGGGTCGCACGGTGCGATCGGCGCGGTCCCAGCGAGACGCACAAGCGCATCGGGCCCGGGCTCGTCACCCGCGCCGTGGTTGGGGAAGGTGCGGTAACTCCAGAACTTGGGGCCGCCGCCGTCGACGGCGGCGAAGTCGAGCTGCACGCAGTCGTCGTGTCCCGCCCCGGCGGCGGGCGCGCTGCTCCAGATCGCGACGGCGCTGCGCGATTCGGCGCGAAGCTGCGCCGTCAGCCGTTCGACCGCGGCGTACGCGAGCGCCCGCACGCGCAGGCGGTTCGCGTTCGCCGCCGACTGGCGCACGAGTTCGAACGCGCCGAAGGCGGCGGCGACGAAGAGCGCCGCGGCGATCAGGATCTCGATCAGCGTGAAGCCGGCCTCTGCGACGCGCACGACCGGTGCGGTGCCCGGGCCGTCCGCCGATCATGCCCGAGGAACCGGCCTGCATCGCGGGATACAACCGTCCCACATGGATTCGCTTACGCCGAAGCGCCTGGTCGAGCTGCAGACGCATGCGAACGATGTCCGTCAGGGCATCGTTCGCTCGCTTCTCGCCGCCGGGTCGGGTCACTCCGCGGGATCGCTCGACATGGCGGACGTCTTCACCGCCCTCTACTTTCACGTGCTCCGCCACGATCCGGCGAATCCCGAGTGGCCGGAGCGCGACCGGCTCCTGCTCTCGTGCGGGCACATCGCGCCGGTGCGCTACAGCGCGATGGCGTACGCCGGCTACTTCCCAGTCGAGGAATTACTGACGCTGCGGCGGTTCGGCACGCGCCTGCAGGGGCATCCGGAACGGGTGAGCCTGCCGGGACTGGAGACGACGTCGGGCCCGCTGGGCGAAGGTCTCGCGCAAGGCACCGGGATGGCGCTCGCCGCGAAGATGGACGGCAAGGACGGGCGCGTCTACGTCGTCACCTCCGACGCCGAGCACCAGTGCGGTCTGCACTTCGAAGCGATGATGACCGCACCGAAGTTCAAGCTCGACAACCTCACCTGCATCGTCGATCGCAATTTCATCCAGATCGACGGGAGCACCGAGGACGTGATGCCGCTCGAGCCGCTCGCCGACAAATACCGCGCGTTCAACTGGGACGTGCACGAATGCGACGGCAACGACATCAGCGCGTTCATCGAGACCGAAGCACGAGCTCGCCGCATCGCGGGAAAGCCGCACGTCATCATCGCGCACACCGTCCCCGGCAAGGGCGTCTCCTTCATGGAGGGCGACTACCTGTGGCACGGCAAGCCGCCGAAGGCGGACGAAGCCGCAGCCGCGCTGCGCGAGCTCACCGCCGGCCGTGAAGCGCTGACGGCGCATGTCTAGCACGCAGAGTCCGCCGGCGCCGGCCGCCATGCACCTGGTCGACTACACGAATCCCGAGGCCGTCAAGCAGGTTCCCACGCGCAACGGCTTCGGTGAAGGGCTGATCGAGGCGGGACGGCGCGATCCGGCGGTGATCGCGATCTGCGCCGACCTCGCCGAGTCGACGCGCATGGAGCCGTTCAAGAACGCGTTTCCCGACCGCTACATCGAGATCGGCGTCGCCGAACAGATGCTCGTCGCGATGGCGGCCGGGCTGGCGGCGGCGGGGAAGATCCCGTTCATCGCCAGTTACGCGATGTTCAACCCGGGACGGTCGTGGGAACAAGTCCGCACGACGATGGCGCTCAACCAGACGAACGTCAAGATCGCGGGCGCGCATGCCGGCGTCTCGGTCGGCCCCGACGGCGCGACGCATCAGGCGATCGAAGACATCGCGATCATGCGCGTCATCCCCAAGATGACGGTCGTCGTCCCGTGCGATGCGGTGCAGACGAAGAAAGCGACGCTCGCGGTCGCTGCCGCCTGGGGCCCGACGTATCTGCGCTTCGGGCGCGCGGAGTCGGCGGTCGTCACCACCGACGAGACGCCGTTCGAACTGGGCGTCGCGCAGACGCTCCGTGCCGGCACCGACGTCGCGATCGTCGCATGCGGGATCCTCGTCTACGACGCGCTGCTCGCGGCGGAGGAGCTCGCGAAGGACGGCATCGCGGCGCGCGTCGTCAACAACCACACGATCCGCCCGATGGACGAGGCGGCGATCGTCGCCGCGGCGCGCGACTGCGGCGCCGTCGTCACCGTCGAGGAGCATCAGGTCCACGGCGGGATGGGCTCGCGCGTCGCCGAGATCCTCGCCGCCCGGCATCCCGTTCCGATCGAGTTCATCGGCGTGCACGACCGCTTCGGTCAATCCGGTTCACCGCACGAGCTGATCGCCGAGTACGCGATGGACGCGTCATCGATCGCCGCTGCTGCGCGGCGCGCCGTGCAGCGCAAAGCCGCGCTGAGAGGGTCCCTGCTCTGATGCCCAACGCGTTCGACACCTCGATCTTCAAGAGCTACGACGTCCGCGGGATCGTCGGCTCCCAACTCACTCCCGAGGTGGCGTATCTCATCGGCCGCGCGTTCGTTCAGGCGCTGGGGCGCACGAACATCTGCATCGGGCGCGACATGCGTCCGTCGGGCGAAGCGATGCTCGAAGCGCTCACCCGCGGCGCGACCGACGCCGGCGCCGACGTCACGCAGATCGGGTTGATCTCGACCGACGCGCTCTATTTCGCCGTGGGGCACTATGGGTTCGACGGCGGCATGATGATCACCGCATCGCACAATCCCGCCGAATACAACGGCCTGAAGTTCTGCCGCGAGCAGGCGCAGGCGATCTCGCTCGATACGGGACTCGGCGAGGTGCGCGATCTCGCCGTCTCGGGCGCGTTCACCGACGCGAAGCGCAAAGGAACCGTGTCGCACCGCGAGGTGCTCGACGACTTCGGCCGACACTGCGTTTCCTTCATCCGCGACCCCGCGAAGGTGAAGCCCTACACGATCGCGATCGACGCCGGCAACGGCATGGCCGGGCTCACCGTTCCGTACGTCTTCAAGTATCTGCCGCAAGTGAAGGTCGTCCCGCTCTTCTTCGAACTCGACGGCACGTTCCCGAACCACCCGGCATCGCCGATCGAGGACGAGAACAAGCTCGATCTGCGGCGTGCGGTGCTCGAACGTCACTGCGATCTCGGCGCGGCCTTCGACGGCGACGCCGACCGGATGTTCATCGTCGACGAACGGGGCGGCTTTCCGGACGGAAGCATCGTCACGGCGGCGGTGGGCGTCGCGACGCTCAAGAAATATCCCGGCTCGAAGATCCTCTACAACCTGATCTGCTCGCGCAGCGTCCCCGAAGCGATCGAGAAGCACGGCGGGATTCCCGTGCGATCGCAGGTCGGGCACTCGCTGATCAAGCCCGAGATGCGCGAGCAGAACATCCCCTTCGGCGGCGAGCACAGCGGGCATTTCTACTTCCGCGAGAACTGGTTCGCCGACTCCGGAATGATCGCGCTCATGCAGTGCCTCGACCTCTTCAGCGAAGAGGGGGAGACGATCACCGAGGCGATCGCGCCCTACAACACGCGCTTCCGCTCGGGCGAGATCAACACCAAGGTCGCCGACGCCGACGCGAAGATGCGCGAGATCGCCGCGCGCTTCAGCGACGGGACGATCGATCACCTCGACGGCGTGACGGTAGAGTACCCGAACTGGTGGCTCAACGTGCGCAAGTCGAACACCGAGCCGCTGCTGCGCCTCAACGTTGAGGGCGACACGAAGGAACTGATGGAGCGCGGACGCGACGCGGCGCTCGCGGTGATCGCCGGCTGACGACGTGACCGACCCGCTCGAAGCCTACCGGGCAGCCCGCGACGACGTCGCGGACTGCCTGGCCGAGCTTCGCACCATCGTCGCCGCCGCGGCGGACCAGCGGCACGACGCCGACTCCGACGACGCCGCCCTGGAACGCACGATCGCACGCCTGCGTGACGGTCGCTTCGTCCTCGCCGTCGTCGGTGAATTCTCGAGCGGCAAATCGTTTCTGCTCAACGCGCTGCTCGGCAAGGTGCAATTCGACGAGCGCGCCGGCAGCCGCCGCATCACCGGCCTGCTCGCGACGGACATCAACCCTTCGACCGCGACGATCACCGAACTGCAGTACGCCGCCGAGGAGTCGGCGACGGCGATCTACCCCGGCGGCCGCGAGGAGCGGATTCCGCTCGGACGCCTCGCGCGTTTCGTCGCCGTCGGCGAAGAAGCGAAACTGCACGACGCGACCGGCGATGAGTCGGGCGCGCCGGAACTCGTGCGCGTGACGGTCGACTCGCCGTTCCTGCAGAGCGGCTTCGTCGTCGCCGACACGCCGGGGCTCGCATCGATCAACCCGGCCCATCGCCGCGCGACGCTGCGCTATCTCCCCGGCGCCGACTCCGTCCTCTATCTCATCGACACGCAGCAGCCGTTCACCGAAGGCGACGCATCGTTTCTGGGGATCGTGCGCCGCTATATCGAGTCGGTCTTCATCGTGCAGACGAAGATCGATCTCTGGCGGATGCGCGAAGGGTCGGCGAACGGCGAGGCTCGCGAGACGTGGCAGGCGGCGGCCCAACGGATCGTCGCGCAGACCGCCCTGCACGCGCCGGGAACGCCGGTCTTCCCGCTCTCCGCGCGCGAGTACGCGGAAGGTCTGCTAGCGCACGACGACGCGCTGATCGCGCAGAGCCGCTTCCGCGAATTTCTCGCCGCGCTCGACGCGTCGTTGGTCGCGACGACCGGCCGCTCCCGTTTGCGCCGCGCCGCCGCCGAGGCGCGGCGGATCGCAACCCACGCCGCCGACGCGTTCGCATTCGAGGCTGCGGCCTGCGAGATGCCGGCCGCCGCGCTGCGCCTGCGGCGCGATGCGATCGCGCCCGTGCTCGACGCGTTCGACGCCGCGGCCCACGCGGGGCAGGAACGTCTGCACGACGCCGGCACGACGCTCGCTGCGGCGACGCGCGCGCAGGGCGCGCAGATGCGCGCGGCGCTCGCGCGAACGCTGCTGCGCGCGTTCGACACCGCCGACGTCGCGCGGCTGCGCGACCGCGCGAAACTCCACATCCTCGTCGACGACGTCCTCGCGACCGCGGTCGGACGTTTCGCCGCCGACATCGCCGAGCTCGTCGCGAAACGCCTGCGCCACGACGCGCGCGCCGCGTCCACCGACGTCGTCGGCGCCGCGCGCGCCGCCGACGCCGAGGGTGCGCTCACACTGCTGCTCGATGCCGTCGCCGCCGAACGTCTTCCCGTCACCGAGAGCGCGGCGGCGGCGTTCGGCGCCGATCCGGCGAGCGGCGCGTGGAGCAGCGACCTCGAGACGGGAATCCGCTCGTCGATCGTGCTCGGAGCGCTCGGCGGGCCGGCCGTCGGCTTCGTCGACGCGATCGCGACCCGCTTTGCGTCGGGGCCGCCCGGGACGTATATGAAGCGCGAGCTGCTCGCCGATCTCGAAGGCGGGATCGCCGCCGCGTTCGATGCCGATCTCGGCGCCTACGTCGACAGGATCGCCGAGCGGATCGCCGCGATCGCGGCGTCGCTGGCAACGCGCGTCGCCGCGCTCGCCCCCCGCGTCCGCGTCGAATCGCTGGGGCCGCTCGAACGCGCGCTCGCATCGCACGCCGCGGGCGCCGACCGTGCCGCAGCAGCACGGGACGCGCGCGCCCGCGCCGGCGAAGTTCACGCGCTCGCGACGCGGATCGAGACGCGCACCGAAGCGTTCGCACGCACGAGCCGCGTCGGCCGCGCCGAGCTCGCCGATCCCGCGGTCCCGCTCGATCCCGCCGCCGGCCGCGCGCAGGTCGCCGTCGAACACCGCTTCGACCCGTCGACCTACGAACACGGGCTCCATCCCGAGCGCTGGCGCGTCGCCCTGCTCGGCGCGTTCAAACGCGGGAAATCGAGCCTGATCAACGCGATCGCCGGCGCGCGCGTCCTCCCCGACGAGGGAAGCGACGTCGAGATGCACTTCCCCGTGCACGTGCGGTACGGTCCGGAGAACAAGGCGTATGCGCTCGGCGACGACGCGGGCTGGAACGCGATCCCGCTCGGCGATGCGCTCGAGGCCGCGACCCGGACGCCGGTGCTGATCGAGACGCCGTGGTCGCTGCCGCGTCAGCTCGTCCTCGTCCACGCGCCGGCGTTCGACTCCGGCTTCCCGCTCGCGCCCGAGATCGCGCGGGCCGCAGCGTCGGCGGCGAGCGAGGTCGTCGCGCTCTTCTCCCGCCAGCTCTCCGACCGCGAACTCGAGCTCTACGGCCGCGTCGCCGAGACCGGAAAAGCGATGACGTTCGTGCACACGATGGCCGATCACGAGGACGCCGCCGAGCGCCGCAACGTGGTGATGCTGGCCGACCGCTACCTGCGCGAACGCGGGATCGCACCGCAGCGCACCTTTACGATCTCGACGCTCGAGTTCCGCGAGGCGCAAGCCGCCGGGCGCGCCCCGGCCGGCTGGAACGAACTCATTGCGCTCCGCTCGACATTAGAGGGGCACGCCGAGGAACACATGGCGCGATTGGAGCGGGCCGAGCGCGACCGCGCCGAACGCGAACGGCTGGCGGCGAGCCGGCCGGTGCAAGAGCAGGCGACGGAGCGCCGCTCGTTCTTGGGACGCCTCTTCGGAGGCCGCTGACCGGCCCCGCAGACGCAAGGGGACCGGCTCGCAAGACCCCCGAATCGGGCTGGACGTGTCCGACACCTATATCCTCGGCCCGGCGCGGATCGCGCTCGGAGACGGCAGCCTGACCCACGGCAGAATCGCCGTCGAACGCGGGAGAATCGCCCGCATCCTGTCCGAGGACGGACACTCCGATCTGCAGCCTCCCGACGGCGCGCTCGTCGCGCCGGGGCTCATCGACGTGCACACCAACGGCGCCGACGAGTTCCTCTTCAACCGCGATCAGGGCAACGCGGTCGAAGTGGCTTCGCGTGCCTACGCGCGCCAGGGCGCGACCGGGTATCTCGCCGGGATCATGACCGCGCCGTGGGAATCGATGATGCACGCCGCCGCCGAAGTCTCCGAAGCGGCGAACGAACTCGTCGAGAAGGGCGACCCGATCGGGGCGCGGTGTCTGGGAATCCACTTCGAGGGACCATTCCTCAACCCGAAGTTCCGCCGCGTCCACCGCGGCGAGTGGATCCTGCCGGCGACGATGGAGCGCGCGCAGGAGATGGTCGAAGCCTGCCGCGGCGCGCTGGTGCTGGTGACGATGGCGCCCGAAGCCGACGGCGTCGACGAGGTTGCACGCTTCTTCTACGATCAAGGGATCGTGTGCTCGGCCGGACACACAGCGGCGCACTACCGCGAAGGGATGCTCGCGATCGGGCTCGGCTTCCGCACCGTCACACATGCGTTCAACGCGATGCCGCCGCTCGATCATCGCGATCCGTCGATCCTTGCAGCGTTCATCCAAGAATCGCGTACGACAGTGCAGCTGATTTGCGACGGCTACCACGTCTCGCCGCCGATGGTCGATCTGCTCTACCGCACCTTGCACGACCGGCTCGTCCTCACCACCGACAACATGCCGCCGGCGGGAAGCGGTTACCGCATCGAAGGCGGGGTCGTCCGCGCCGAGGACGGCACGATTGCGGGGAGCGCGCTGCTGATGGATCAGGCGGTGCGCAACCTGATGGCGTACGCCGACATCCCGTTCGAGACCGCGATCGTCTCGGCGACGCGCAGCCCGGCGCGCCTGCTCAACCTCGACCGCGAGTTGGGGACGATCGAAGCCGGGAAGCGGGCCGACCTCTCGGTGTGGAGCGACGAGTACCAGGTCCTCGCGACGATCGTCGGCGGCTTGCCGGTGTTCGGCGGCGCGCACCTCTACTGGCCCTCGAAGGCGAGCGCCTGAGGCGTTAGCCCCGGCCCGTTCGCGGGTAGGAGCGCTCGGTGCCCGTTCTCACGGTCGCGCTCTCCGCGTGCGCGCTCCTCTGCGTCATCGTGCGCCCGCTTCGCTGGAACGAGGCTTGGTGGGCAGCCGGGGGCGCGCTCGCGCTCGTGCTCAGCGGCGCGCTGGCGCCTGCGCAGGCCGCCGGCGCGCTCGCGCGCGGCGTCGACGTCTATCTGTTTCTGATCGGGATGATGGCCCTCGCCGAGTTCGCGCGCGAGGAGGGCGTGTTCGCGTGGATCGCATCGGTTGCGGTGCGCGCGGCGCGCGGTTCGCGCGCACGTCTGCTCGCGCTCGTCTACGGCGCCGGGATCGTAACGACCGCGCTGCTCTCGAACGACGCCACGATCGTCGTCCTCACGCCGGCGGTGATCGCGGCCTTGCGCCGCACCGACGCGAACGCGGAGCCGTACGTCGTCGCGTGTGCGCTGGTCGCCAACGCCGCGAGCCTCGCGCTCCCGATTGCGAACCCGTCGAACTTGCTCTTCTTCGCCGACGGGATGCCGCCGCTGGGAACGTGGCTGACGTCGTTCGGTCTCGCCTCGCTCGTTGCGATCGTTCTGACCTACGCTGCGCTGGCGCTCATCTTTCGCCGTGCCGTCGCGAGCCCTTTGCGCGTCGACGACGGACGCGTCGCCGCACCGCGCGCGGCGACGCTCGCGGTGCTCGCCGCCGCCGCCGTCGCGCTGGTGGTGACGGCGTCCCTCGGCGGGCCGTTGGGGCGGGTCGCGTTCGGGCTCGGGATCGTCGCCGCGCTCGTCGCCGCCTTGCGCTCCGCAGATGCGCCGCTCGCGATCGCGCGCGGGATCGCCTGGCCCGTCGTCGCACTCACCGCGGGACTCTTCGTCATCGTCGACGCGCTCGATGCCGCCGGCGCGCGTGCGCTTCCGCGCGAACTCTTCGCGTCGGCCGCTCACCTGAGCGCACCGCTGGGCCGGCTCGCCGTTGCGTTCGCCGCGGGCTTTGCGTCGAACGTCGTCAACAACTTGCCGGTGGGGCTCGATCTCGGCGCCTACGTCGGCCGCGCGCATCCGCCGCAGGCGCTGGCGTCGGCGGCGCTTGCGGGCGTGAACCTCGGGCCGAACTTCACCACCAACGGTTCGCTCGCGACGCTGCTGTGGCTCGCGATCCTGCGCCGCGAAGGCGTCGCGATGTCGCCGCTGCGGTTCGCGGCGATCGGTCTGACAGCGACACCGCTGGCGCTCGCAGGCGCCGCGCTCCTTGCGCGCTGATCAGCCGTGCGCGGCATCGGCGGTACAGCCCGGCCGATGGCCGTCGCGCGCAGAGACGAGCGCACCGCATTCGTCGCAGAGGTGGTGCAGCCAGCACGCGTCGTCGCCCTGCGCGCTCTCGCGCTCGTCCTCTGCAGCTTGCGGCTGATCGTCGCCCATCGGACCCACTCTACCGGCCTGCGGCCGCCCGCGCAACGGGCGACCCGAAGGCAACGGCAGGAAAGGCCGCCGTCGGCGCGCAGAGCGTTCGGGATGAGCACGCCCGGGATTACCATCGACGACCGCGACGGCGTCCGCCACGTCGTCCTCGACCGGCCGGAAAAGAAGAACGCTCTGACGGCGGCGATGTATGCCGCGATGGCCGCGGCGATCGCGTCGGCCGCGGCGGACGGCGTCGGAGCGATTCTCATCGCGGGGCGCGGCAGCGCGTTCACCGCCGGAAACGATCTGCGCGACTTCCTCGATCACCCTCCGCACGGGGACGATGCGCCGGTCTTCGACTTCCTCCTCGCGCTCGCGACCACCGACGTCCCGATCGTCGCCGCGGTACGCGGCCCCGCGATCGGCGTCGGCACCACGATGCTCCTGCACTGCGATCTGGTCTACGCGGCGCCGACCGCGCGCTTCAAGGTGCCGTTCGTCGATCTGGGGCTCGTCCCCGAAGCGGGGAGCAGCGTCCTGCTGCCGCGACGCATCGGGCGTGCGCGTGCCGGCGCCGCGTTCTTCCTCGGCGAGGCGATGGATGCCGAGACGGCGCACGCCATCGGCATCGTCACCGCGCTCATCGACGACGCCGCACTCGACGAGACCGCCGAATCGGTCGCGGCCGCGATCGCGGCGAAACCGCGCGCGGCCGTGCGCGAGACGAAACGGCTGCTGATCGCTAGCGATCGCGACGAGATCGTCGCGGCGATCCGGCGCGAAAGCGCGGCGTTCCGCGAACGGCTCGCTTCCGACGAAGCGCGCGCCGCGATGGCGTCGTTCTTCCAGGGATCCGGCGCCCGCGGATGAGCCTGGGGGGGAAAACGCTGTTCGTGACGGGTGCGAGCCGCGGGATTGGTTTGGCGATCGCGCTGCGCGCGGCGCGCGACGGCGCCAACGTCGTCGTCGCTGCGAAAACGGTCGTGCCGCATCCGAAACTGCCGGGGACGATCCACACCGCGGCCGCCGAGATCGAGGCCGCCGGCGGGAAGGCCCTCGCCGTTCACTGCGACGTGCGCGACGAAGCGCAGATCGTCGCGGCCGTCGATGCCGGCGCGGGGCGTTTCGGCGGGATCGACATCGTGGTGAACAACGCGAGCGCGATCCGGCTCGGCGGCACCGCGCAGGTCGATGCGAAGGCATTCGACTTGATGACGGGCATCGGTCCGCGCGCGACCTATCTGGTGACGCGCGCCGCGCTGCGACATCTCGAACGCGCGGCGAACCCGCACGTCCTCACGCTCTCGCCGCCCATCGCGCTGCACTCGAAGTGGGTCGGCGACGCGCCCGCGTACACGTTCAAGAAATACGGGATGACGCTGCTGACGCTGGGCTTCGCAGCGGAGTTCCGCGATCGCGGGATCGCCGCCAACGCGCTCTGGCCGCGCACGACGATCGCGACCGCCGCGGTCCAGAACCTCCTCGGCGGCGACGCCGTCATCGCCGCCTCGCGCAGGCCCGAGATCGTCGCCGACGCCGCGTACGCGATCCTCATCAGCGACGCGCGCACGCGGACCGGGAACACGTTCATCGACGAGGACCTCCTGCGGTCGGAGGGCGTGACCGACTTCACGCGTTACGCCGTGACGCCCGGTGCGACGCTGGCCGACGACATCTTTCTGGACTAGCGTGAAAGTTTGCTGAGACGGCCTTCCGCCTCGCGCGAAGCGGCGGTATGCTCGATGGCGCGAACCTCGTTCGCGCACGCATTCATACCGTCGTCCGAGGAGCCATCATGAACGTCCGATTCACCGCGCTCGCCGCAGCCATCGTCGTTTCGACGACCGGTCTCGCCTTCGCCGCCCCGACGCAAAACACGACCATCGCCGCCCTGAGCAACGATCGCGGGAGCGACCGGAACCTGCGCAACGTGCGCCGCCGCTTGGAGCGGATCATCGATCAGCTGCAGCGCGACCAGCGCGACTACGGCGGTCACCGCGTTCGCGCGATCCAGGATCTGCAGCAGGCCCGCTTAGAGATCGACGCCGCACTCCAGGCGGACGCCGCGCACTAACTGCATTCAACGGCGAACGCTACGCCGCGCCGCCCAGATACGCCGCGCGGACGGCTTCGCTCGCGGAGAGTTCGGCCGACCCGCCGCTGTGCGCGATCTTGCCGACTTCGAGGACGTAGCCGCGCGTCGCGACGGCCAGCGCCTGGCGAGCGTTCTGTTCGATCAGCAGGATCGTCGTGCCGCGCGCGTTGATGTCGCGGATCACGTCGAAGATCGTCTGCACGAGTTTCGGCGCCAGGCCGAGCGACGGTTCATCGAGGAGCAGCAGCTTCGGGCGCGACATCAGCGCGCGCGCCATCGCGAGCATCTGCTGCTCGCCGCCAGACATCGTTCCCGCCTTCTGCTCGTAGCGTTCTTTGAGCCGCGGGAAGATCGTGAGCACGCGCTCGGTGTCGTCGGCGATCTCCGCCTTCGATGTGCGCGTGTATGCGCCGAGTTCGAGGTTCTCGCGGACCGACATCCGCGGAAAGACGCGCCGGCCCTCCGGCGAGTGCCCGATCCCGGCGCGGACGATCTCGCTGGGCGCGAGACGGGCGAGATCGCGGCCGGCGAAGCGGATCGCTCCCGACGTCGGACGGACCAGACCGCTGATCGCGCGCAGCGTCGTCGTCTTGCCGGCGCCGTTGGCGCCGATCAGCGTGACGATCTCGCCCTCGTTCACGGCGAGCGAGATCCCTTCGAGCGCGGTGATCCGTCCGTAGCGCGCGACGAGATTCTCCACTTCGAGGAGCGCGCTCACGTTGCAGGCGCTCCCAGATACGCTTCGATCACCTTCGGGTCGGTGCGGATCTCCGCCGGAAGCCCTTCGGCGATCTTC is a genomic window containing:
- a CDS encoding prepilin-type N-terminal cleavage/methylation domain-containing protein, yielding MHSTSTGERGFALLEVVLCVAVLALAAAATAGAFAALARNASPPAARDAALMVAENALVRARAAIAYASSPSADASTLLADRSWGLVPGETDYVAGAELRAPLACGDANVHALRLPVATTYDAAAERFTVVVTYPRDPCRPDASGTVAAGDALTLTAGETLPPSVYPPGATVYRDVATPARM
- a CDS encoding transketolase: MDSLTPKRLVELQTHANDVRQGIVRSLLAAGSGHSAGSLDMADVFTALYFHVLRHDPANPEWPERDRLLLSCGHIAPVRYSAMAYAGYFPVEELLTLRRFGTRLQGHPERVSLPGLETTSGPLGEGLAQGTGMALAAKMDGKDGRVYVVTSDAEHQCGLHFEAMMTAPKFKLDNLTCIVDRNFIQIDGSTEDVMPLEPLADKYRAFNWDVHECDGNDISAFIETEARARRIAGKPHVIIAHTVPGKGVSFMEGDYLWHGKPPKADEAAAALRELTAGREALTAHV
- a CDS encoding transketolase family protein; its protein translation is MSSTQSPPAPAAMHLVDYTNPEAVKQVPTRNGFGEGLIEAGRRDPAVIAICADLAESTRMEPFKNAFPDRYIEIGVAEQMLVAMAAGLAAAGKIPFIASYAMFNPGRSWEQVRTTMALNQTNVKIAGAHAGVSVGPDGATHQAIEDIAIMRVIPKMTVVVPCDAVQTKKATLAVAAAWGPTYLRFGRAESAVVTTDETPFELGVAQTLRAGTDVAIVACGILVYDALLAAEELAKDGIAARVVNNHTIRPMDEAAIVAAARDCGAVVTVEEHQVHGGMGSRVAEILAARHPVPIEFIGVHDRFGQSGSPHELIAEYAMDASSIAAAARRAVQRKAALRGSLL
- the manB gene encoding hypothetical protein (converts mannose-6-phosphate to mannose-1-phosphate; the resulting product is then converted to GDP-mannose by ManC which is then used in the synthesis of mannose-containing glycoconjugates that are important for mediating entry into host cells); amino-acid sequence: MPNAFDTSIFKSYDVRGIVGSQLTPEVAYLIGRAFVQALGRTNICIGRDMRPSGEAMLEALTRGATDAGADVTQIGLISTDALYFAVGHYGFDGGMMITASHNPAEYNGLKFCREQAQAISLDTGLGEVRDLAVSGAFTDAKRKGTVSHREVLDDFGRHCVSFIRDPAKVKPYTIAIDAGNGMAGLTVPYVFKYLPQVKVVPLFFELDGTFPNHPASPIEDENKLDLRRAVLERHCDLGAAFDGDADRMFIVDERGGFPDGSIVTAAVGVATLKKYPGSKILYNLICSRSVPEAIEKHGGIPVRSQVGHSLIKPEMREQNIPFGGEHSGHFYFRENWFADSGMIALMQCLDLFSEEGETITEAIAPYNTRFRSGEINTKVADADAKMREIAARFSDGTIDHLDGVTVEYPNWWLNVRKSNTEPLLRLNVEGDTKELMERGRDAALAVIAG